GTTAAACGAATCACGGTCGACGGCGCATCGTTGGTATGCAAAGTACTAACAACCAAGTGACCTGTCGACGCGGCTTTAAATGCAATCTCTGCAGTTTCATAGTCACGAATCTCTCCCACCATGACCACATCCGGGTCCTGACGAAGGAAAGATTTCAGGGCACTTGCGAAGGTCAAATCAATATCAGGATTCATCTGCACCTGATTAATACCTTCTAAGTTGAACTCTACCGGATCTTCTGCTGTCGAAATATTCGTGTCGGGTTGATTTAGTTCGGCCAAAGCAGAATAAATCGTCGTCGTTTTACCAGATCCCGTTGGACCGGTAATAAGCACCATGCCTTGGGGCAGATTGATATTGGATTTAAATAATTTTAAGTCGTCTTCTTCAAAACCAAGCTTCGTCATATCTAACTGAAGATTGGATTTATCTAATAGACGAAGAACAACTTTTTCGCCCCATAAAGTTGGCAGAACGCTGACACGAAAATCCATTTCCTTCCCTTTGGAAGTACGAACTTTCAAACGACCATCTTGGGGACGGCGTTTTTCCGCGATATCAAGCTTAGACATGATTTTAATACGTGAAGCAATGGCGGCACCCGTTCCTGCCGGAGGAGCTGTTGCTTCTTGCAAGTTACCATCCAGGCGGAACCGCACGCGGTATCTTTTTTCATAGGGCTCAAAGTGGATATCGGATACTTTTTTTCGAATGGCATCTGTTAAAATCGAATTCACGAATTTTACGATGGGCGCATCATCCATCACGCCATCTTGGTCAATGACTTCTGCTGATGGAGTACCGACACTGAATTCTTCGTCAGCATCCGCACTCATGCTATTTAAACTTTTCGTACTGATGCTTCCGCCATAGTATTTTTCAATACCCGAAACGATGGCACTTTCAGTCCCGACGACCGCCTGTATACGACAGCGCGTGATGAAGCGTAAGTCTTCTTTAACAATGATGTTACTAGGATCAGCAAAGGCCACTACCAAAGTAGTTCCGGCTTTTTGCAAAGGTATTAAAGTGTTCTTTTCACACACATCTTTTGGAATAAGAGAGATAACACTTTGATCGATTTCAAAGGTATTAACTTCCACCCCCGGAACCGCAAAATGTTTTTCAAGTGCGCGAAGTATTTGAGTATCTTTAAGAAAACCCAATTGAATGATTGACGACGTCAGCTTCTGACCCGTCTTTTTTTGTTCTTCAACAGCCAAAGATAACTGATCAGGTTTTAGCAAACCCTGCTTAACTAAGATTTCACCTATTTTGAGTGAAGACATTGTGGCTCCCCTAGACTCACTTTACTCTAGGGTGCCATTTTTTGTAACTAGACCGAAGAAGAGTTTTCTTTCAAAAACTGCATCCAAC
This is a stretch of genomic DNA from Bdellovibrio reynosensis. It encodes these proteins:
- the pilB gene encoding type IV-A pilus assembly ATPase PilB, encoding MSSLKIGEILVKQGLLKPDQLSLAVEEQKKTGQKLTSSIIQLGFLKDTQILRALEKHFAVPGVEVNTFEIDQSVISLIPKDVCEKNTLIPLQKAGTTLVVAFADPSNIIVKEDLRFITRCRIQAVVGTESAIVSGIEKYYGGSISTKSLNSMSADADEEFSVGTPSAEVIDQDGVMDDAPIVKFVNSILTDAIRKKVSDIHFEPYEKRYRVRFRLDGNLQEATAPPAGTGAAIASRIKIMSKLDIAEKRRPQDGRLKVRTSKGKEMDFRVSVLPTLWGEKVVLRLLDKSNLQLDMTKLGFEEDDLKLFKSNINLPQGMVLITGPTGSGKTTTIYSALAELNQPDTNISTAEDPVEFNLEGINQVQMNPDIDLTFASALKSFLRQDPDVVMVGEIRDYETAEIAFKAASTGHLVVSTLHTNDAPSTVIRLTEMGVAPYIITSTVNLIVAQRLVGKICESCKAQIEVPPQTLLNLGVPPNEVPDYKVCHGKGCANCNNTGIKGRAAIYELMYMSEKMKEAILKGASTGQLRYLAREQGMRTLRRSALLKLKRGITTIEEVLNASVKDT